In Posidoniimonas polymericola, the genomic window GGGAAGACATACCTGAGAATCAGATGGACAACTACGCAGATCGCTCGCGGTGCCACACGGGAATCTATCACCGACTCAAGCCTTCAAAGCCTTCGATTGTGATTGGCAATTTCCGCAAAAACATGCTCATCCATCCGACAGAGGATCGTGGACTCAGTGTTCGCGAGGCGGCTCGCCTGCAGTCCTTCCCCGACAAGTATGAATTCAAGGGATCGATTGGTTTTCAGCAACAGCAAGTTGGCAACGCTGTTCCACCGCTGCTTGCTAAGGGGGTGTTCCGACTTGTCGCGAAGTGCCGAGAAGGGCTCTGATTCACTATGACCTGGACCACTACTGAATTTGAGAACTACGTCGAACAAGAGCTAGTAGACTCTTTTCCGGCAGAGGAAGCTCGTCAGCTCTACAGCGGCTACGTAGACGCTCGGCCGAAAGTGCTCCAAGAAATCGAGAGAATCGCGCAGACCGAACCTAACCTAACTGACCATGGCCCACGACACATAGCCGATGTCATGCGAAAGGTCTTTTCCATCATTGGATCAGACAAATCTGACCATGGCCTTGAGGCTCGCGACCTCTACATCTTGCTCCAGTCGATCCTATTCCACGACGTCGGAAACCTGCACGGAAGGCGCAGGCACAATGAGCAAATTGGCAACATGTTCATCAGTGCGCGTGGAAACGGAGACGAGCTGCGCAGAGAAAGAGACTTGGTTGTGAGAACAGCCCGCGCTCACTCTGGAAAATCGTCGGCCGGCAACGAGAACACGCTCATCGAATTGGATGACCAAGCACACTCCCCCTTCGGCCCGATAAAGCAACGGTCGATTGCGGCTATCTTGCGACTCGGTGACGAACTCGCCGAGGGACCCCAACGCACAACTCGATACTATCGAGAATTTATTGGATACACAGAAGACGCCCAGATTTTCCA contains:
- a CDS encoding HD domain-containing protein, which encodes MTWTTTEFENYVEQELVDSFPAEEARQLYSGYVDARPKVLQEIERIAQTEPNLTDHGPRHIADVMRKVFSIIGSDKSDHGLEARDLYILLQSILFHDVGNLHGRRRHNEQIGNMFISARGNGDELRRERDLVVRTARAHSGKSSAGNENTLIELDDQAHSPFGPIKQRSIAAILRLGDELAEGPQRTTRYYREFIGYTEDAQIFHEYSRCTSTMADRAAGRICLTYDIDIEDFLTDEEFDKARRPCRLTPDELRRAELREAVKNRAA